Proteins encoded in a region of the Streptomyces akebiae genome:
- a CDS encoding class I SAM-dependent DNA methyltransferase, translated as MTNANLLTDNPELYEARFPDPGRLAGRWAEDCLRRHGAGPRVLDMGCGTGRDAAHLHHVGRTVTGADLSEAMLAHARARYPGPAYVRADLHGFDLGRAAFDAVVCLDSSPLYCHTNDQLDGFLSSCRRAMAPGGLLVAEMRNGAYFLGRTDLLGTPAVNAFTWQGTAYRSTTTLTVDRTAQLLRRTRVWTSDDGAPPVEQRSAWRLLFPQELRHLLTARGFEVLELHDGPGPRTEPPWREGRLPGRTADADRLHVVARLASTP; from the coding sequence ATGACGAACGCCAACCTCCTCACCGACAATCCTGAGCTGTACGAGGCCCGCTTCCCCGATCCCGGACGACTGGCCGGACGCTGGGCCGAGGACTGTCTGCGGCGCCACGGGGCCGGACCGCGGGTCCTGGACATGGGTTGCGGCACCGGACGCGACGCCGCCCACCTGCACCACGTCGGCCGTACGGTGACCGGCGCCGACCTCTCCGAGGCAATGCTCGCCCACGCCCGCGCCCGGTATCCCGGTCCGGCGTACGTACGGGCCGATCTGCACGGCTTCGACCTGGGCCGGGCGGCCTTCGACGCGGTCGTCTGCCTGGACAGCTCCCCGCTGTACTGCCACACCAACGACCAGCTCGACGGCTTCCTCTCCTCCTGCCGCCGGGCAATGGCACCCGGCGGACTGCTGGTCGCCGAGATGCGCAACGGCGCCTACTTCCTGGGCCGTACCGACCTGCTCGGCACCCCGGCCGTCAACGCCTTCACCTGGCAGGGCACCGCCTACCGGTCCACCACCACCCTCACCGTGGACCGCACGGCCCAACTGCTGCGCCGCACCCGGGTCTGGACCTCGGACGACGGCGCTCCCCCCGTCGAACAGCGGTCCGCCTGGCGGTTGTTGTTCCCGCAGGAGCTGCGCCACCTCCTGACCGCACGCGGCTTCGAGGTGCTCGAACTGCACGACGGGCCGGGCCCGCGCACCGAACCGCCGTGGCGGGAGGGCCGGTTGCCCGGCCGAACGGCGGACGCGGACCGTCTGCACGTCGTCGCGCGCCTCGCCTCCACCCCCTGA